The following is a genomic window from Palaeococcus ferrophilus DSM 13482.
TAAAGATACTGAGCGTCGTTGACAACCCCGCCAACAGGCAGTACATCAGGCGCAACATCATAACCAAGGGCGCCATCATCGAGACCGAGGCGGGCAAGGCCATCGTTACCTCAAGGCCCGGCCAGGATGGCGTGGTTAACGCCGTCCTCCTCAAGGAAGAGAACGCGTGAGTTCTCTTTCCGTCCCCTTTTGTTGTACTCACCATCTCTTCTCACCGGGAGTGATAGAAAGGGTTTTATTGTGCCCCCGTAACTTCATAGCGGGGATGTTCATGAAGTCGAGGATAGATGCCGTTAGAAAGTACATTGGGGAGAACGGTATTGACGGGGCACTCATCACGAGGAAGGAGAACCTCTTTTACTTCACGGGAAGTGCCCCCGTGCTCGGTGGCTACCTGCTCATAACGGAGGACGATGCACGCTTCTACGTCCCGGAGCTCGAATACGAGGAGGCCCGAGAAACGGCCAGGGTGGAGGTCGAGAAGTTCAAGAAACTCACGGAACTCTACGACGTCCTCAAGCCCCTGAAGAGCCTCGGCGTCGAAGGCTCCCTGAGCATGTCCTTCGGCAACAGCCTCAGAGAGAAGGCTGAAATTGAGGAGCTGAAGTTCATAGACGACGTAATAAAGGAGCTCCGCATAATCAAGACCCCCGAGGAAATCGAGGTCATAGAGGCCGCGTGCAGGATTGCGGATCAGGCCATGATGGTCGCCATAGAGGAGATAAGCGAGGGCAAGACTGAGAGGGAGATAGCGGCCAAGATGGAGTACATCATGAAGACCAACGGGGCCGAGAAAGTCGCCTTTGACACGATAATAGCGAGCGGCTGGCGTTCCGCTTTACCACACGGGATAGCCAGCGACAAGCGCATCGAGAAGGGCGAGCTGGTGGTCGTTGACGAGGGTGCCCTCTACAGACACTACAACTCCGACATGACGAGAACCATAGTGGTTGGCTCCCCCAACGAGAAGCAGAAGGAGATATACGAGGCCGTTCTTGAGGCCCAGAAGAGGGGCGTCGAGGAGGCAAGGCCCGGGATAACCACCAAGGAGCTTGACACCATAGTGAGGAACGTCATAGAGGAGTACGGCTACGGCGATTACTTCATCCACTCAACGGGCCACGGCGTGGGACTCGAGATACACGAATGGCCTCGCGTGAGTCAGTTCGATGAAACGGAGCTCAAACCGGGCATGGTGATAACGGTAGAGCCCGGGATATACATCCCCAAGTTCGGAGGAGTTAGGATAGAGGACACCGTTCTCATAACAGAGGACGGTGCCAAGAGGCTCACCAAGACGGACAGGGAGCTGATTTAGGGGCACCTTTATAAAGTCCCTTTCCTAGCCAACCTTGAAAAATGGGGGTGATCAGAATGCCCGTTTATGAACTCGATGGAAAGAAGCCCGTAATCCACGAGACCGCTTA
Proteins encoded in this region:
- the pepQ gene encoding Xaa-Pro dipeptidase PepQ — encoded protein: MKSRIDAVRKYIGENGIDGALITRKENLFYFTGSAPVLGGYLLITEDDARFYVPELEYEEARETARVEVEKFKKLTELYDVLKPLKSLGVEGSLSMSFGNSLREKAEIEELKFIDDVIKELRIIKTPEEIEVIEAACRIADQAMMVAIEEISEGKTEREIAAKMEYIMKTNGAEKVAFDTIIASGWRSALPHGIASDKRIEKGELVVVDEGALYRHYNSDMTRTIVVGSPNEKQKEIYEAVLEAQKRGVEEARPGITTKELDTIVRNVIEEYGYGDYFIHSTGHGVGLEIHEWPRVSQFDETELKPGMVITVEPGIYIPKFGGVRIEDTVLITEDGAKRLTKTDRELI